In Bacteroides cellulosilyticus, the genomic stretch TATTGGCGCAGCTTGTGCCGGAACATTCTATTATTATTTATTCTATCCACAGTTTCATCCCTCCAAAACAGCTTATATTTATATCGATAAAGACGATACACCGGATTCCATATATAACAAGGTAAAAAAACAGGGACATCCGAAAAGTTTTTCAGGCTTTCTCTGGATGGCTAAATGGCGTGACTACAATTCAAACATCCACACTGGACGCTATGCCATCCGCCCAGGAGAGAGTGTTTACCACGTCTTTAGTCGTTTATATAGAGGATATCAAGAACCTATAAATCTGACCATTAGCAATGTACGTACTTTAGATAGACTTGCTCGCAGCGTAGGTAAACAACTTATGATTGATTCTACTGAAATTGCAGCAATAATGAACGACTCGCTATTTCAAAAGAAAATGGGATATACAAAGGAAACAATGGCCAGCCTGTTCATTCCCGAAACTTATCAAGTATACTGGAATATGAGCGTACAGGATTTCTTTGACCGTATGAAGAAAGAACATGAAAAATTCTGGAATCAGGAACGACTAGCCAAGGCCACAACCATAGGCATGACACCGGAAGAAGTATCAACGCTCGCCTCTATTGTAGAAGAAGAAACAAATAACAATGAAGAAAAGCCCATGGTTGCAGGTCTCTACATAAATCGTTTAAATAAGGGTATGCCCTTACAGGCCGATCCCACCATTAAATTCGCACTTCAAGATTTCGGTCTAAGAAGAATTACGAATGAGCACCTGAATGTAAAGTCACCCTACAATACTTATCTAAATGCCGGATTACCACCGGGACCGATACGTATTCCTTCAACCATCGGCATTGATGCTGTGCTGAATTATGCAAAGCACAATTATATTTATATGTGTGCCAAAGAGGACTTTTCAGGTACCCATAACTTTGCTTCCAATTACGCTGATCATATGAAAAATGCTAGAAAATATTGGAATGCTTTAAACGAAAGAAAGATTTTCAAGTAAAATCGTAATAAAATAAAAGCAAAAGGCTATATTTGCGAGTGAAAAACGCAGATTATTTTCTTATTAATAATCCATGACTAACATTAAAACAATCAGATATGAGCAAGCAACTCTTACTTGGCGATGAAGCCATTGCACAAGCTGCATTAGATGCCGGACTCTCAGGTGTTTACGCCTATCCCGGCACTCCTTCCACGGAAATAACAGAATACATCCAAATGGCACCCATTACGACTGAACAAAATATTCACAGTCGTTGGTCTTCTAACGAAAAGACCGCAATGGAAGCCGCTTTGGGTATGTCATTTGTTGGTAAACGAGCATTAGTCTGTATGAAACATGTAGGTATGAATGTAGCTGCCGACTGTTTTATCAATTCAGCCGTTACCGGTGTAAAAGGTGGATTAATCGTAATAGCAGCGGATGATCCCAGCATGCACTCTTCACAAAATGAACAAGACAGCCGCTTTTACGGTGATTTCTCACTTATTCCCATGTACGAACCAAGTAATCAGCAAGAAGCGTACGACATGGTTTATAACGGCTTTGCATTCTCTGAAAAAATCGGTGAACCGATATTATTGCGTATGGTCACCCGTCTCGCCCACTCTCGTTCAGGTGTAGAACAAAAGGCCCAACAAGTCCAGAATGAAATATCTTTCAGTGAAGACCCACGCCAATTTATCCTATTACCAGGTAATGCACGCAAACGTTACAAAGTTTTGTTGGAACGTCAGGCTGAATTCATTGAAGCCTCTGAAAGTTCTCCATATAATAAGTATATAGATGGTCCTAACAAAAAAATGGGTATCATAGCTTGCGGTATCGGCTACAACTATCTGATGGAAAACTATCCTAACGGCTGTGAATATCCTGTATTAAAGATTGGGCAATACCCATTACCCAAGAAACAACTTCTACAGCTGGTAGAAGCCTGCGATGAGATTCTGGTATTGGAAGATGGACAACCTTTCGTTGAGAAACAGTTGAAAGGTTATCTCGGCATTGGCGTTAAAATAAAAGGACGTTTGGATGGCACATTGCCACAGGACGGTGAATTAAATCCGGACAAGGTAGCGCGCACCGTAGGAAAAGAAAACAAATCAGAGTTTGGAGTGCCTTCTCTTGTAGAAATGCGTCCACCTGCACTTTGCGAAGGTTGTGGCCATCGTGATATGTATACTGTACTGACGCAAGTACTAAAAGAAGAATATCCAACTCATAAGGTATTCAGTGATATCGGTTGTTATACTTTAGGAGCCAATGCGCCATTCAATGCCATCAATTCATGTGTAGACATGGGGGCATCCATTACAATGGCAAAAGGTGCCTCTGATGGTGGTCTTCACCCTGCAGTGGCAGTCATCGGAGACTCAACTTTTACCCATTCCGGCATGACAGGACTTCTAGACTGTGTCAATGAAAATGCTAATGTTACCATTGTCATCTCAGACAATGAAACTACCGCTATGACAGGCGGTCAGGATTCCGCCGGCACAGGACGTATCGAAGCAATCTGCGCTGGTATCGGTGTAGCTCCTGAACACATTCGCGTAGTAGTTCCCCTTAAAAAGAATTATGAAGAAATGAAACAGATTATCCGTGAAGAAATCGAATATCGTGGTGTATCTGTTATTATTCCACGCAGAGAATGCATTCAAACTTTAGCACGTAAAAAACGAAACAAGTAAAACCATGAAAAAAGATATCATACTTTCCGGCGTTGGTGGACAAGGCATCCTCTCTATCGCCACAGTAATTGGTAAAGCCGCCCTTAAAGACGGATTATATATGAAACAAGCGGAAGTACATGGCATGAGCCAACGTGGCGGTGACGTACAATCCAATTTACGTATCAGTGATCAACCTATTGCCTCTGATCTTATTCCTTCAGGCAAATGCGATTTGATCATCTCACTTGAGCCCATGGAAGGACTACGCTATCTCCCCTATTTAAGTTCTGAAGGCTGGCTGGTAACTAACGAAACTCCGTTCGTTAATATCCCCAACTATCCAGCAGAAGCTGATGTGCGGGCAGAGTTGGATAAATTACCCCATAAAATCGTTCTGAATGTGGATAAGGTGGCTAAAGAAATTGGTTCTATTCGCGTAGCAAATATTGTTTTGCTTGGGGCTACCATTCCCTTTCTGGGAATTGATTATGAGAAAATACAAACCAGCATCCGCGAAATCTTCGAACGCAAAGGCGAGGCTATTGTAGAGATGAACCTCAAAGCACTGGCTGCCGGAAAAGAAATTGCCGAAAAATTAATGTAAAGACCCTCCAAAACAAACTACCATGAATAACAAATACTGGGAAGAAGACATAGAGACCATGAGCCGTGAGAAGTTGCAGGAATTGCAACTTCAGCGGCTTAAAAAGACGATAAATATTGCAGCTAATTCACCGTATTACCAAAAAGTGTTCCAAGAACATAATATCACAGCTGATAGCATTCAAAGCCTCGAAGATATTCGAAAAATCCCATTTACCACTAAAGCTGATATGCGTGCCACCTACCCTTTTGGTCTAGTTTCAGGTAATATGCAGGAAGATGGGGTACGTATTCATTCTTCAAGTGGAACAACCGGTACTCCGACTCTGATTGTTCATTCTCAGCACGATCTGGACTCTTGGGCAAACCTGGTAGCACGCTGTCTCTATATGGTAGGCATACGCAAAACGGATGTTTTCCAGAATAGTTCCGGATATGGTATGTTCACCGGAGGATTAGGTTTCCAATATGGAGCAGAACGTTTGGGAGCACTGACAGTTCCTGCTGCTGCCGGAAACAGTAAGCGACAGATTAAATTCATCACTGATTTCAAAACAACTGCGCTTCATGCTATTCCCAGCTATGCTATTCGCCTGGCAGAAGTCATTCAAGAAGAAGGTATAGATCCGACAAGCACCAGCTTAAAAACACTTGTCATTGGTGCTGAGCCTCATACAGATGAACAACGGAAAAAGATCGAACGTATGTTAGGTGTTAAAGCTTATAACAGCTTTGGTATGACAGAAATGAACGGTCCTGGAGTTGCTTTTGAATGTCAGGAACAAAACGGCATGCACTTCTGGGAGGATTGCTATCTGGTTGAAATTATTGATCCTGAAACAGGAGAACCAGTTCCAGATGGAGAAATTGGTGAGTTAGTATTGACCACTCTCGACCGCGAGATGATGCCGCTTCTACGGTATCGTACCCGAGATCTCACCCGTATTCTTCCCGGAGAATGTCCATGTGGACGCACCCACCTACGCATTGACCGTATTAAAGGACGTAGCGATGATATGTTCATCATTAAGGGAGTTAACATCTTCCCAATGCAAGTAGAAAAGATATTGGTACAATTCCCACAATTAGGCAGCAATTATCTTATCACACTGGAAACAGTAAACAACCAGGATGAAATGATTGTGGAAGTAGAACTCAGCGATCTTTCTACTGATAATTACATTGAATTGGAAAAGATACGCAAAGAGATCACACGTCAATTGAAAGACGAGATATTAGTGACTCCCAAACTGAAACTAGTGAAAAAAGGTTCCTTGCCACAAAGCGAAGGAAAAGCAGTCAGAGTAAAAGACCTACGTCAAAATCACTAATTCTTTCAAGAGATTACTCTCTCTACATAAAAAAACATCCCATGAAGCGAAATAAACTCATGGGATGTTTTTTTATGTAATAACTCCAAAGATGACGAAGTGGCATTAAAAGAAAAAAGGAACGGTAATCAACCAAGACTACCGTTCCCCTTTATAAAAAAGCCGCACCGATGATGTGATGAAACTCCGAATGACATGATTTGAGCGCTCGTCCTCTTTGTAATCCACTGACTCAAAGGTTACCCCGAAGGGCGTGGCCCGCCATTGAGAAGCGAAGCTTGTCTCGGTATTTCATAATAGTTTGATGAGTTTCCCGATCCAATCAATGCGGCTATATTTTCTACAACAAATGTAGTAAGTTTCCGTCAAAGAAACAAGGAAAAACATGATTTTGTTTCCTTCTGACAAGACATTTTATATAATATCTCCCCTAGTATAAGCAAAAAGTGCCGATTACTCATTCGTAATCAGCACTTTGTCAACTATTTGCTAAATAAACTTAAGCTGCTTTTGCTTTAGCTACGATAGCCTTGAAAGCTTCCGGATGGTTCATCGCTAAATCAGCCAAAACTTTACGGTTGATTTCGATTCCTGCTTTGTGCAAAGCACCCATCAGCTTAGAATAAGACATACCTTCCAAACGAGCTGCAGCATTGATACGCTGAATCCACAAAGCGCGGAAGTTTCTTTTCTTGTTCTTACGGTCACGGAACGCATAAGTCAAACCTTTCTCCCAAGTATTCTTGGCAACGGTCCATACGTTCTTTCTTGCACCAAAGTAGCCTCTGGTTAATTTCAAAATTTTCTTTCTTCTTGCTCTTGAAGCAACGTGATTTACTGATCTTGGCATAGTTTTACTAATTTTTGAATGTTAGCGCCATTACTTCACGCAACGGACTTAAAGCTAATGCATTCGGTTAATACTTTAAAATACTTTGTACGCTTTTTACTTCATTGCTAAGAGTTCCTTAACTTGGCTTACGTTTGTCACGTCAACTGTAGTTGAATGGCACAAGTTTCTTTTTTGCTTCTTAGTTTTCTTAGTCAAGATATGACTGTGAAAAGCGTGCTTTCTTTTGATTTTACCTGTTCCGGTAAGAGTAAATCTCTTTTTAGAACCGGAGTTAGTCTTCATCTTTGGCATCTTACTTATTTTTAAATTATTTAAATTATATGGCAACGCACTATACCTGTGGCGTTACTCATTTCTTTTTATTCTTCTGTTTCAGCCGGAGCCGCTTTCGATCCTTCTGCGGATTTCGGTGCTGCAGGCTTCTTTGGTGCCTCTTTCTTTTTTGGAGAAAGCTGAATGGTCATTCTTTTCCCTTCCAATACCGGCATTTGGTCTACTTTCGCATAGTCTTCCAAATCATTGGCAAATCGCAGCAATAGCACCTCTCCCTGTTCTTTAAACAAGATTGAACGACCTTTAAAGAATACATAGGCTTTCACCTTATCACCATCTTCCAAGAATCCTCTGGCATGTTTCAACTTGAAGTTGTAATCGTGATCATCGGTTTGTGGCCCGAAACGAATCTCCTTCACATTTACTTTAACCTGCTTTGCCTTCTGTTCCTTCTGACGCTTCTTCAGCTGATAAAGAAATTTAGAGTAATCAACGATTCGACAAACAGGGGGTTGCGCGTTTGGAGAGATTTCCACGAGATCCACCTCACGCTCTTCGGCAAGCTTTAATGCCTGAGCTATCGGATATACGTTTGGTTCTACTTCATCGCCCACTATGCGGACTTCTTTGGCACGGATTTGCTCATTAATCCGGTATTGCCCTTTTAAGCTGTCATTTTTCATTAAATAACCTCTATTTCCAGTTTGTTTCTTATTTATTACTCCCAAATTATTATTTTTTAAGTTAGATAAAAGCTATCTTTAAGACATCACTATATGCTATGCTTTTATAAGTGGGCGCAAAGTTACCATTTATTTATCATATTCTGAACTTCTTCGTTCAAAATTTTAGCAAATTCTTCAAATTTCATGGTACCCTTATCGCCTTCCCCTTGCTTGCGGACAGAAACTTCTCTATTCTCAGCTTCTTTTTCACCCACAATCAACATGTAAGGAATACGCTTCAATTCGTTATCGCGAATCTTACGTCCTATCTTCTCGTTACGCTCATCCACAATTGCACGAATATCGTATTGTTTCAAGAATTTCTTCACTTCTTGTGCGTAGTCATTGAATTTTTCGCTGATGGGCAGAATAGCCACCTGTTCAGGAGTCAGCCACAATGGGAATTTACCAGCCGTATGCTCAATAAGCACAGCAACAAAACGCTCCATAGAACCAAACGGCGCACGGTGTATCATTACCGGACGATGTTTCTGATTATCAGCGCCTGTATATTCCAATTCAAAACGCTCCGGCAAGTTATAGTCCACCTGAATGGTACCCAACTGCCAACGGCGGCCGATAGCATCTTTCACCATAAAATCCAACTTCGGACCATAGAAAGCAGCTTCACCATACTCAATTCTGGCAGTCAAGCCCTTTTCTTCACAAGCCTCAATGATAGATTGTTCAGCTCTTTCCCAGTTTTCATCGCTACCAATATATTTTTCACGATTCACTTTGTCACGCAAGGAAATTTGAGCCTCTACATTGGCAAAGTCCATGGAACGAAATACAATTGAAATAATATCCATCACACGCAAGAATTCATCCTTCACCTGATCGGGACGGCAGAAGATATGTGCATCATCCTGCGTAAAACTACGTACACGCGTTAATCCATGTAATTCACCACTTTGCTCATAACGACAAACCGTACCAAACTCAGCCAAGCGCAAAGGCAGATCTTTATATGAACGCGGAGAATTCTTATAAATCAGACAGTGATGAGGACAATTCATCGGTTTCAAGAAGTACTCCTCTCCTTCTTCGGGCGTATGAATAGGCTGGAACGAATCTTTACCATATTTTGCATAGTGGCCGGAAGTGATATACAACAACTTGTTACCGATCGGGGGAGTGATAACCTCCTGATAATCGTAACGTGCCTGGATACGACGCAAGAATTCCTGCAGACGCAAGCGCAACGCAGTCCCCTTCGGCAACCACATCGGCAGTCCTTTACCCACTGTGTCGGAGAACATAAATAAATCCATTTCCTTACCGATCTTACGATGATCACGCTTCTTGGCTTCTTCCAGCATAGCCAGATATTCATCCAACATTTTCTTTTTCGGGAATGTGATACCATAAATACGCGTCATCATCTTACGATCCTCATGTCCACGCCAATATGCACCGGCCACCGACATCAACTTAATAGCCTTGATCGGCGCGGTAGTCATCAAGTGTGGACCACGGCATAAATCCGTGAAAGCACCTTGTGTATAAGTTGTTATGCGACCATCTTCCAATTCGGAGATCAACTCACACTTATAGTTCTCACCACGGTCACCGAATTTCTTCAATGCATCCGTTTTTGAAATATTTTCTCTTACAACAGCTTCCTTCTTCGCCACTAATTCTGCCATCTTGGCTTCAATAGCCGGAAGGTCAGATTCTTTAATGACAGCTTCACCCGGATCCACATCATAATAGAAACCGTTTTCGATGGCAGGACCAATACCGAACTGAATACCCGGATACAATTCCTGTAAAGCTTCGGCCAGCAAGTGAGCACTGGTATGCCAGAAAGCGTGTTTACCCTGCTCATCTTCCCATTTATAGAGAACAAA encodes the following:
- a CDS encoding indolepyruvate oxidoreductase subunit beta; protein product: MKKDIILSGVGGQGILSIATVIGKAALKDGLYMKQAEVHGMSQRGGDVQSNLRISDQPIASDLIPSGKCDLIISLEPMEGLRYLPYLSSEGWLVTNETPFVNIPNYPAEADVRAELDKLPHKIVLNVDKVAKEIGSIRVANIVLLGATIPFLGIDYEKIQTSIREIFERKGEAIVEMNLKALAAGKEIAEKLM
- a CDS encoding thiamine pyrophosphate-dependent enzyme, which translates into the protein MSKQLLLGDEAIAQAALDAGLSGVYAYPGTPSTEITEYIQMAPITTEQNIHSRWSSNEKTAMEAALGMSFVGKRALVCMKHVGMNVAADCFINSAVTGVKGGLIVIAADDPSMHSSQNEQDSRFYGDFSLIPMYEPSNQQEAYDMVYNGFAFSEKIGEPILLRMVTRLAHSRSGVEQKAQQVQNEISFSEDPRQFILLPGNARKRYKVLLERQAEFIEASESSPYNKYIDGPNKKMGIIACGIGYNYLMENYPNGCEYPVLKIGQYPLPKKQLLQLVEACDEILVLEDGQPFVEKQLKGYLGIGVKIKGRLDGTLPQDGELNPDKVARTVGKENKSEFGVPSLVEMRPPALCEGCGHRDMYTVLTQVLKEEYPTHKVFSDIGCYTLGANAPFNAINSCVDMGASITMAKGASDGGLHPAVAVIGDSTFTHSGMTGLLDCVNENANVTIVISDNETTAMTGGQDSAGTGRIEAICAGIGVAPEHIRVVVPLKKNYEEMKQIIREEIEYRGVSVIIPRRECIQTLARKKRNK
- the rplT gene encoding 50S ribosomal protein L20, whose amino-acid sequence is MPRSVNHVASRARRKKILKLTRGYFGARKNVWTVAKNTWEKGLTYAFRDRKNKKRNFRALWIQRINAAARLEGMSYSKLMGALHKAGIEINRKVLADLAMNHPEAFKAIVAKAKAA
- the infC gene encoding translation initiation factor IF-3, with product MKNDSLKGQYRINEQIRAKEVRIVGDEVEPNVYPIAQALKLAEEREVDLVEISPNAQPPVCRIVDYSKFLYQLKKRQKEQKAKQVKVNVKEIRFGPQTDDHDYNFKLKHARGFLEDGDKVKAYVFFKGRSILFKEQGEVLLLRFANDLEDYAKVDQMPVLEGKRMTIQLSPKKKEAPKKPAAPKSAEGSKAAPAETEE
- a CDS encoding phenylacetate--CoA ligase family protein, whose protein sequence is MNNKYWEEDIETMSREKLQELQLQRLKKTINIAANSPYYQKVFQEHNITADSIQSLEDIRKIPFTTKADMRATYPFGLVSGNMQEDGVRIHSSSGTTGTPTLIVHSQHDLDSWANLVARCLYMVGIRKTDVFQNSSGYGMFTGGLGFQYGAERLGALTVPAAAGNSKRQIKFITDFKTTALHAIPSYAIRLAEVIQEEGIDPTSTSLKTLVIGAEPHTDEQRKKIERMLGVKAYNSFGMTEMNGPGVAFECQEQNGMHFWEDCYLVEIIDPETGEPVPDGEIGELVLTTLDREMMPLLRYRTRDLTRILPGECPCGRTHLRIDRIKGRSDDMFIIKGVNIFPMQVEKILVQFPQLGSNYLITLETVNNQDEMIVEVELSDLSTDNYIELEKIRKEITRQLKDEILVTPKLKLVKKGSLPQSEGKAVRVKDLRQNH
- the rpmI gene encoding 50S ribosomal protein L35, whose protein sequence is MPKMKTNSGSKKRFTLTGTGKIKRKHAFHSHILTKKTKKQKRNLCHSTTVDVTNVSQVKELLAMK
- the thrS gene encoding threonine--tRNA ligase: MIKITFPDGSVREYNEGVTGLQIAESISSRLAQEVLACGVNGEIYDLGRPINEDAEFVLYKWEDEQGKHAFWHTSAHLLAEALQELYPGIQFGIGPAIENGFYYDVDPGEAVIKESDLPAIEAKMAELVAKKEAVVRENISKTDALKKFGDRGENYKCELISELEDGRITTYTQGAFTDLCRGPHLMTTAPIKAIKLMSVAGAYWRGHEDRKMMTRIYGITFPKKKMLDEYLAMLEEAKKRDHRKIGKEMDLFMFSDTVGKGLPMWLPKGTALRLRLQEFLRRIQARYDYQEVITPPIGNKLLYITSGHYAKYGKDSFQPIHTPEEGEEYFLKPMNCPHHCLIYKNSPRSYKDLPLRLAEFGTVCRYEQSGELHGLTRVRSFTQDDAHIFCRPDQVKDEFLRVMDIISIVFRSMDFANVEAQISLRDKVNREKYIGSDENWERAEQSIIEACEEKGLTARIEYGEAAFYGPKLDFMVKDAIGRRWQLGTIQVDYNLPERFELEYTGADNQKHRPVMIHRAPFGSMERFVAVLIEHTAGKFPLWLTPEQVAILPISEKFNDYAQEVKKFLKQYDIRAIVDERNEKIGRKIRDNELKRIPYMLIVGEKEAENREVSVRKQGEGDKGTMKFEEFAKILNEEVQNMINKW
- the mltG gene encoding endolytic transglycosylase MltG — encoded protein: MKKKTKRILIGGLIALFLIGAACAGTFYYYLFYPQFHPSKTAYIYIDKDDTPDSIYNKVKKQGHPKSFSGFLWMAKWRDYNSNIHTGRYAIRPGESVYHVFSRLYRGYQEPINLTISNVRTLDRLARSVGKQLMIDSTEIAAIMNDSLFQKKMGYTKETMASLFIPETYQVYWNMSVQDFFDRMKKEHEKFWNQERLAKATTIGMTPEEVSTLASIVEEETNNNEEKPMVAGLYINRLNKGMPLQADPTIKFALQDFGLRRITNEHLNVKSPYNTYLNAGLPPGPIRIPSTIGIDAVLNYAKHNYIYMCAKEDFSGTHNFASNYADHMKNARKYWNALNERKIFK